A single Stutzerimonas stutzeri DNA region contains:
- a CDS encoding YceI family protein, with protein sequence MLKKTIAALALGSALFAGQVLAADYAIDTKGQHAFVNFKISHLGYSWLWGTFKEFDGSFSFDAEQPEASRVNVTLQTASIDSNHAERDKHLRSDDFLNVSKHPTATFESTSVKSTGEGTADITGNLTLNGVTKPVVIAAKFLGEGKDPWGGYRAGFEGSTTLKLKDFDIKMDLGPASQTVDLIISVEGVRQ encoded by the coding sequence ATGTTGAAGAAAACCATTGCAGCACTGGCCCTGGGCTCGGCGCTTTTCGCCGGCCAAGTGCTCGCCGCCGATTACGCGATTGACACTAAAGGGCAACATGCCTTCGTCAATTTCAAGATCAGCCATCTCGGCTATAGCTGGCTGTGGGGCACCTTCAAGGAGTTCGATGGCAGCTTCAGTTTCGATGCCGAACAGCCGGAAGCGAGCCGCGTGAACGTCACGCTGCAGACCGCCAGCATCGACTCGAATCATGCCGAGCGTGACAAGCATCTGCGCAGCGACGATTTCCTCAATGTCTCCAAGCACCCGACCGCTACCTTCGAGTCCACGTCGGTCAAGTCGACGGGCGAGGGTACCGCTGACATTACCGGTAATCTCACGCTCAACGGCGTAACCAAGCCGGTGGTGATCGCGGCCAAGTTCCTCGGCGAGGGCAAAGATCCCTGGGGTGGCTACCGTGCGGGTTTCGAGGGCAGCACGACGCTAAAGCTGAAAGATTTCGATATCAAGATGGACCTTGGGCCTGCATCGCAAACCGTGGATCTGATCATCTCGGTTGAAGGCGTGCGCCAGTAA
- a CDS encoding cytochrome b produces MQWRNTSGHYGLVSIVMHWVVAVVVIGLFALGYWMVGLTYYSSWYRTAPDIHKSVGLLLLALMVFRVIWRGLNHGPQPLAQHGRLTRLATRAGHGILYFGLFAVMISGYLISTADGRPISVFGWFEVPALITSIPNQEDIAGLVHEYLAWALVILSALHALAALKHHFIDRDATLKRMLGRADA; encoded by the coding sequence ATGCAATGGCGTAATACCTCCGGTCACTATGGTCTGGTCAGCATCGTGATGCACTGGGTAGTGGCCGTTGTCGTGATCGGGCTTTTCGCGTTGGGCTATTGGATGGTGGGACTGACGTATTACAGCAGTTGGTATCGCACTGCGCCGGATATCCATAAGAGTGTCGGCCTGCTGCTGCTGGCCCTGATGGTGTTTCGAGTCATCTGGCGGGGCCTGAACCACGGTCCGCAGCCACTGGCTCAGCATGGAAGGCTGACACGCCTGGCGACCCGGGCAGGGCATGGCATTCTTTATTTCGGGCTGTTTGCCGTGATGATTTCCGGCTATCTGATCTCCACGGCCGATGGGCGCCCCATCAGCGTATTCGGCTGGTTCGAGGTGCCTGCGCTGATCACTTCGATTCCTAATCAGGAAGACATCGCAGGCCTGGTCCATGAATACCTGGCCTGGGCGCTGGTAATTCTCTCTGCCCTGCACGCCCTGGCGGCGCTGAAGCACCATTTCATCGATCGCGATGCGACGCTCAAACGAATGCTCGGCCGTGCCGATGCCTGA
- a CDS encoding adenosylmethionine--8-amino-7-oxononanoate transaminase codes for MSLNDSWMQRDLSVLWHPCTQMKDHEQLPLIPIRRGDGVWLEDFNGKRYLDAVSSWWVNVFGHANPRINQRIKDQLDQLEHVMLAGFSHQPVVELSERLVRITPAGLDRVFYTDNGSTGIEVALKMSFHYWRNSGKPDKQRFVTLTNSYHGETVAAMSVGDVALFTDTYKPLLLDTFKVASPDCYLRPDGMSWEEHSRNMFAHMEQTLAEHHDHIAAVIVEPLIQGAGGMRMYHPVYLKLLREACDRYDVHLIHDEIAVGFGRTGTMFACEQAGITPDFLCLSKALTGGYLPMAAVLTTDKLYQAFYDDYSTLRAFLHSHTYTGNPLACAAALATLDIFEQDGVIEANKALADRMTKATAHLVDHPQVAEVRQTGMAVAIEMVQDKTSKTPYPWQERRGLKVYQHALQRGALLRPLGSVVYFLPPYTITEEQIDFLAEVATEGIDIATKATVSVAVAPGAPNEFRDPG; via the coding sequence ATGAGCCTGAACGACAGCTGGATGCAGCGTGACCTTTCCGTACTCTGGCACCCGTGCACCCAGATGAAAGACCACGAACAACTCCCGCTGATCCCCATTCGGCGCGGCGACGGCGTCTGGCTCGAAGACTTCAATGGCAAACGTTATCTCGATGCGGTCAGCTCCTGGTGGGTCAACGTATTCGGTCATGCCAACCCACGCATCAACCAGCGCATCAAGGACCAGCTCGATCAACTCGAACACGTGATGCTCGCCGGATTCAGCCACCAACCTGTGGTCGAACTGTCCGAGCGTCTGGTGCGGATCACACCTGCAGGCCTCGACCGGGTGTTTTATACCGACAACGGTTCGACGGGCATCGAGGTTGCGCTGAAGATGAGCTTCCACTACTGGCGCAACAGTGGAAAGCCTGACAAACAGCGTTTCGTCACGCTGACCAACAGCTATCACGGCGAAACCGTGGCGGCCATGTCAGTAGGCGACGTGGCGCTGTTCACCGACACCTACAAGCCATTGCTGCTGGACACCTTCAAGGTCGCCAGCCCGGACTGCTACCTGCGCCCCGACGGCATGAGCTGGGAAGAACACTCGCGCAACATGTTCGCTCATATGGAGCAGACCCTGGCCGAGCACCATGACCACATCGCCGCCGTGATCGTCGAACCGCTGATCCAGGGCGCTGGCGGCATGCGCATGTATCACCCGGTCTACCTCAAATTGCTGCGCGAGGCCTGCGACCGCTACGACGTACACCTGATCCACGACGAGATCGCCGTCGGCTTCGGCCGTACCGGAACCATGTTCGCCTGCGAGCAGGCGGGCATCACACCCGACTTCCTCTGCCTGTCCAAGGCGCTGACCGGTGGCTACCTGCCGATGGCCGCCGTGCTGACGACCGACAAGCTGTATCAGGCGTTCTACGACGACTATTCGACCTTGCGCGCCTTTCTCCACTCGCACACCTACACCGGCAATCCGCTGGCCTGTGCCGCGGCGCTGGCGACGCTGGACATCTTCGAGCAGGACGGCGTCATCGAAGCCAACAAGGCCCTGGCGGATCGGATGACGAAGGCCACCGCGCATCTCGTCGACCATCCCCAGGTGGCCGAAGTGCGTCAGACCGGCATGGCCGTTGCCATCGAAATGGTCCAGGACAAGACAAGCAAGACACCGTATCCCTGGCAGGAACGACGCGGCCTGAAGGTCTACCAGCACGCACTGCAACGCGGCGCACTGCTGCGCCCGCTGGGCAGCGTGGTGTACTTCCTGCCGCCTTATACCATCACCGAGGAGCAGATCGACTTTCTTGCCGAAGTCGCCACCGAAGGCATCGATATCGCCACGAAGGCGACGGTAAGCGTCGCCGTCGCCCCGGGTGCGCCCAATGAGTTCCGTGACCCCGGTTAG
- a CDS encoding 16S rRNA (uracil(1498)-N(3))-methyltransferase: MRTSRFFVDTPLSIGTHMLPEASAHYISRVLRLTTGTVVQLFDGLGQEYRGELVEVGKKQVKVAVHEQLPGLPESTLRIHLGQGLSRGERMDWAIQKATELGATEITPIVTERCEVRLKDERADKRLAHWRQIAISACEQCGRSVIPVIHPPMSLHDWLKVEAELKLVLHPVAEPLSAHRPPSTLAFLIGPEGGLNDAEVEQARNAGFQPARLGPRVLRTETAPVVALSVAQQLWGDFQPGV; the protein is encoded by the coding sequence ATGCGCACATCCCGCTTCTTCGTCGATACGCCGCTCTCGATCGGCACTCACATGCTGCCTGAAGCCTCGGCCCACTACATCAGCCGGGTCTTGCGGCTGACGACAGGCACCGTTGTGCAGCTGTTCGATGGCCTCGGCCAGGAATACCGGGGCGAGCTGGTCGAGGTGGGCAAGAAGCAAGTCAAGGTAGCGGTGCACGAGCAATTGCCGGGCCTGCCCGAATCGACACTCCGAATCCATCTCGGCCAAGGACTTTCGCGCGGCGAGCGGATGGATTGGGCGATTCAGAAAGCGACCGAGCTGGGCGCCACCGAAATCACGCCAATCGTCACCGAGCGCTGCGAAGTTCGCCTGAAAGATGAACGGGCCGACAAGCGCCTGGCGCATTGGCGCCAGATCGCAATCAGTGCCTGCGAGCAGTGCGGCCGCTCGGTCATTCCGGTGATTCATCCACCGATGTCACTGCACGACTGGCTGAAAGTGGAAGCGGAGCTGAAGTTGGTATTGCACCCAGTCGCCGAACCGCTGTCAGCGCATCGTCCGCCCTCCACGCTGGCGTTTCTGATTGGCCCTGAAGGCGGCCTGAACGATGCGGAGGTCGAGCAGGCACGCAACGCCGGCTTTCAGCCCGCCCGCCTCGGACCGCGCGTGCTACGCACCGAGACCGCGCCGGTAGTGGCCCTGAGCGTCGCACAGCAACTATGGGGCGACTTCCAGCCCGGGGTGTGA
- a CDS encoding chemotaxis protein CheW, translated as MSQPAITQDTSASITGLLVPLADRTLLLPNVAVAELIPYRAPQPGQGTPSWFLGQVAWRDLTLPLLSFEAASDGEPETGAHARVAVLNALGGRDHVKFIALLVQGIPRSVKVDASLARSDVALAPLELDAVNLGDVQARIPDLVALEQKLADAGLI; from the coding sequence ATGAGCCAACCCGCTATTACCCAGGACACTTCCGCCAGTATCACCGGCCTACTGGTGCCGCTGGCCGACCGCACGCTGCTGTTGCCCAACGTCGCCGTCGCCGAGTTGATTCCCTATCGCGCCCCGCAACCAGGCCAAGGCACTCCGTCCTGGTTTCTCGGACAGGTCGCCTGGCGGGACCTGACCTTGCCGCTACTGTCATTCGAGGCGGCGTCGGATGGTGAGCCCGAGACGGGCGCGCACGCACGTGTGGCAGTGCTCAATGCCTTGGGCGGACGTGATCATGTGAAATTCATCGCCTTGCTGGTGCAGGGCATTCCCCGCTCGGTCAAGGTCGATGCCAGTCTGGCGCGCTCGGACGTGGCGCTGGCTCCGCTTGAGCTGGATGCGGTCAACCTCGGCGACGTGCAAGCGCGGATTCCGGACTTGGTCGCGTTGGAGCAGAAGCTGGCCGATGCCGGGCTGATCTGA
- a CDS encoding chemotaxis protein CheB: protein MTEVVAARIGVIADTSLQRHVLQQALSANGYKVVLNSDPARLQEADLMVVDADLWLVDLAQTEDSPLVNALLERDSCPVLFGEGHAPERHSEHYPRWERRLFGKLKRLVGDPSCVVGPRLEVLRGQAERPARLELPGALANADSLAGEPAREIWLLAASLGGPEAVKAFLDALPGGLPVGFVYAQHIEASFESALSQVVGRHSQWSVNQSRENDSIRCGEVVVAPISQEMSFGKDGTMLLSGRDWPEPYSPSIDQMMLNLAQQFGSRCGVIAFSGMGSDGNAAAAYVLRQGGSVWTQRADSCVCSSMPDSLREGGYSSFSGDPRELAQALVNHLAQQAHQPVAALQLDTP, encoded by the coding sequence ATGACTGAGGTCGTTGCGGCACGCATCGGCGTGATTGCCGACACTTCGCTGCAACGGCATGTACTGCAGCAAGCGTTGAGTGCCAATGGCTACAAGGTTGTGCTCAACAGCGATCCTGCGCGGTTGCAGGAAGCGGACCTGATGGTCGTCGACGCCGACCTATGGCTCGTCGATCTGGCGCAGACGGAAGATTCACCCTTGGTCAATGCGCTGCTCGAGCGGGACAGCTGCCCGGTACTGTTCGGCGAGGGACACGCGCCCGAACGCCATTCCGAGCACTATCCGCGCTGGGAACGTCGCTTGTTCGGCAAACTGAAACGGTTGGTGGGCGATCCGTCCTGCGTCGTAGGCCCGCGTCTCGAAGTGCTGCGTGGACAGGCCGAGCGCCCGGCGCGCCTCGAACTGCCCGGGGCCCTGGCCAACGCCGATTCACTGGCGGGCGAACCGGCACGTGAGATTTGGTTGTTGGCCGCATCGCTGGGAGGTCCCGAGGCGGTGAAAGCCTTTCTCGACGCGTTGCCGGGCGGACTGCCGGTTGGTTTCGTCTATGCACAGCACATCGAGGCCAGTTTCGAGTCGGCTCTGTCGCAGGTGGTGGGCCGCCATAGCCAGTGGAGCGTCAATCAGAGCCGGGAAAACGACTCGATCCGCTGCGGCGAGGTCGTGGTGGCGCCCATCAGCCAGGAAATGAGTTTCGGCAAGGACGGCACCATGCTGTTGAGCGGGCGCGACTGGCCCGAGCCGTACAGCCCATCCATCGATCAAATGATGTTGAATCTGGCGCAGCAGTTCGGTAGTCGCTGCGGTGTCATCGCCTTCAGCGGCATGGGCAGCGACGGTAACGCCGCAGCCGCATACGTGCTTCGCCAGGGCGGCAGTGTCTGGACCCAGCGTGCCGATTCGTGCGTCTGTTCGAGCATGCCGGACAGCCTTCGCGAAGGCGGCTACAGCTCGTTCAGCGGCGACCCGCGCGAACTGGCGCAGGCCCTGGTCAATCATCTTGCGCAACAGGCCCACCAGCCCGTTGCGGCTTTGCAACTGGATACTCCATGA